The Carnobacterium divergens genome includes a window with the following:
- the ilvB gene encoding biosynthetic-type acetolactate synthase large subunit: MKSTKQAMKSGAKLLVEALEHQHVDLIFGYPGGAVLPLYDEFYKSNIPHILTRHEQGAVHAAEGYARVTGKPGVVVVTSGPGATNALTGIADAMSDSIPLVVFTGQVHQPGIGKDAFQEADMIGLTTPITKYNYQIRDVKELPRIVNEAFYIASTGRKGPVVIDIPKDIGILTTATVHPIDIELPGYHPESTFDEDQLSRVFQLLKKAKKPLILAGAGIHHSGAVEALQEFSQYHQIPVLTSLLGLGSIPHNDPLFLGMGGMHGSYAANMALSECDVLLNFGARFDDRLATKPTEFAPNAAIVHVDIDPAELGKVIQTDVPIHGDCQEVLTQLLTIQKEPLFPQAEWLRTSQLRKTNYPYKYTDSTEIIKPQKAIELIGEITNGEAIVTTDVGQHQMWVAQFYPFKERYQLVTSGGLGTMGFGIPAAIGAQFAYPEKLVVCFVGDGGFQMTNQELAILNDYQLNVKFIILNNGVLGMVKQWQEKFHGERFSHSIFNSQPNFVKLADAYGIKGIQLTDPTSLEADLKAIFNEVGPAVIDIIVDSNELVLPMVAAGQPNHCMEGVE, encoded by the coding sequence ATGAAATCGACTAAACAAGCAATGAAAAGTGGTGCAAAACTTTTAGTAGAGGCTTTAGAACACCAGCACGTAGATTTGATTTTTGGTTATCCTGGCGGCGCCGTTTTGCCTCTCTACGATGAATTTTATAAAAGTAACATTCCCCATATCCTAACCAGACATGAGCAAGGTGCAGTTCATGCAGCAGAAGGCTATGCACGTGTAACTGGAAAGCCTGGAGTGGTAGTAGTTACGAGTGGTCCGGGAGCGACGAATGCTTTGACAGGAATTGCAGATGCAATGAGCGATTCGATTCCTTTAGTTGTCTTTACAGGGCAAGTTCATCAACCGGGAATTGGAAAAGATGCCTTTCAAGAAGCAGATATGATTGGTTTAACGACACCAATTACTAAATACAACTATCAAATTCGCGATGTAAAAGAATTGCCAAGAATTGTCAATGAAGCTTTTTATATCGCTTCAACCGGTCGCAAAGGTCCGGTAGTCATCGACATTCCTAAGGATATTGGAATCTTAACAACAGCCACCGTTCATCCCATTGACATAGAGTTGCCAGGTTATCATCCAGAATCTACTTTTGACGAGGATCAACTAAGCCGAGTGTTCCAGTTGTTAAAAAAAGCGAAGAAACCTTTGATTTTAGCTGGAGCTGGCATACATCATAGTGGAGCAGTAGAGGCGTTGCAAGAGTTTAGTCAGTATCATCAAATCCCTGTTTTAACAAGTTTATTAGGACTAGGAAGTATCCCCCATAACGATCCATTATTTTTAGGAATGGGCGGTATGCATGGTTCTTATGCAGCTAATATGGCGTTGTCTGAATGCGATGTGTTGCTTAATTTTGGGGCCCGCTTTGACGATCGTTTAGCAACGAAGCCAACTGAATTTGCACCTAATGCTGCAATTGTTCATGTTGATATTGATCCAGCTGAACTGGGAAAAGTCATTCAGACAGATGTTCCGATTCATGGTGATTGTCAAGAAGTCTTAACTCAATTGCTAACGATACAGAAGGAACCACTTTTTCCTCAAGCAGAATGGCTTCGAACAAGTCAATTAAGAAAAACAAACTATCCTTATAAATACACAGATTCGACTGAGATTATCAAACCTCAAAAAGCGATTGAATTAATTGGAGAAATAACAAATGGTGAAGCAATCGTTACAACTGATGTAGGGCAACATCAAATGTGGGTTGCACAATTTTATCCATTTAAAGAACGTTATCAATTGGTCACAAGTGGTGGATTAGGTACGATGGGTTTTGGAATTCCAGCTGCAATTGGCGCACAGTTTGCCTATCCAGAAAAATTAGTCGTCTGCTTTGTAGGCGATGGAGGGTTTCAAATGACCAATCAAGAACTGGCTATTTTAAACGACTATCAGTTAAATGTTAAATTTATTATTTTAAACAATGGCGTTTTAGGAATGGTGAAACAATGGCAAGAAAAATTTCATGGCGAACGCTTTTCTCATTCGATATTTAATAGTCAACCCAATTTTGTAAAACTAGCAGACGCCTATGGGATTAAAGGAATTCAGCTAACGGATCCTACAAGCTTAGAAGCAGATTTGAAGGCTATCTTTAATGAAGTGGGTCCTGCGGTCATCGATATTATTGTAGACAGCAACGAGTTGGTTTTGCCAATGGTCGCAGCAGGTCAACCCAATCATTGCATGGAAGGAGTGGAGTAA
- the ilvD gene encoding dihydroxy-acid dehydratase, whose translation MRSDTIKKGVEQAPARSLLHATGQIRSSGDMDKPFIAICNSYIDIVPGHVHLRELADLAKEAIREAGGIPFEFNTIGVDDGIAMGHIGMRYSLPSREIIADAAETVINAHWFDGVFYIPNCDKITPGMLLAAVRTNVPAIFCSGGPMKAGLSATGKALTLSSVFEAVGTFKEGKMSKEEFLDMEANACPTCGSCAGMFTANSMNCLMEILGMAVPFNGTALAISDERRELVRQSAFHLMDLVKNNIKPRDIITKDAIDDAFALDMAMGGSTNTVLHTLALANEAEIDYELERINEIAARVPYLSKIAPSSAYSMHDVHEAGGVPAIIKELIDLETAIHPDRITVTGKTLRENAANAKILNTEVIHPKENPYSPVGGLSMLFGNIAPKGATIKVGGVDPSIKIFKGKAICFSTHDEAVAAIDDHRVTRGHVVVIRYEGPKGGPGMPEMLAPTSSIVGRGLGKEVALITDGRFSGATRGIAVGHISPEAAAGGPISLIEDGDEIIIDLVQRKIDMAVSDEELEQRKKRVPKFKAKVTTGYLARYTALVTSAHTGGVLKIPDDLLD comes from the coding sequence ATGCGCAGTGATACGATTAAAAAAGGAGTGGAGCAAGCTCCAGCAAGAAGTTTATTGCATGCAACAGGTCAAATAAGAAGTTCGGGGGATATGGACAAACCGTTCATCGCAATTTGTAATTCTTATATCGATATTGTTCCAGGTCATGTTCATTTAAGAGAACTAGCCGATTTGGCAAAGGAAGCCATTCGTGAAGCAGGAGGAATTCCTTTTGAATTCAATACGATTGGAGTAGACGATGGGATTGCGATGGGACATATTGGGATGCGTTACTCCTTACCCAGCCGTGAAATTATTGCCGATGCTGCAGAAACAGTTATTAATGCCCATTGGTTTGATGGTGTCTTTTACATACCAAACTGTGACAAGATTACGCCAGGTATGCTATTAGCAGCTGTTCGAACGAACGTGCCAGCTATTTTTTGTTCAGGAGGTCCCATGAAAGCAGGGCTTTCTGCAACTGGTAAAGCATTGACACTCTCTTCTGTCTTTGAAGCGGTAGGAACCTTTAAAGAAGGCAAAATGTCGAAAGAAGAATTTCTAGATATGGAGGCAAATGCTTGTCCAACTTGTGGCTCTTGTGCGGGAATGTTTACGGCTAATTCAATGAATTGTCTGATGGAAATTCTTGGGATGGCGGTTCCATTTAACGGAACAGCCTTAGCCATTTCAGATGAGCGTCGTGAGCTGGTGAGGCAATCGGCTTTTCATTTGATGGATTTAGTGAAAAATAATATCAAACCAAGAGACATCATTACAAAAGACGCCATTGATGACGCCTTTGCTTTAGACATGGCAATGGGAGGCTCAACTAATACTGTTTTACACACGTTAGCCTTAGCCAATGAAGCAGAAATCGACTATGAATTAGAGCGAATCAATGAAATCGCAGCTCGTGTTCCTTATTTATCCAAAATCGCTCCCTCTTCAGCTTATTCAATGCACGATGTCCATGAAGCGGGTGGCGTACCTGCGATTATCAAAGAGCTAATTGATTTAGAAACGGCTATTCATCCCGATCGAATAACAGTAACAGGAAAAACACTTCGAGAAAATGCAGCGAACGCTAAGATTTTAAATACGGAGGTTATTCATCCAAAGGAAAATCCTTACAGTCCAGTTGGCGGGTTGTCCATGTTATTTGGCAATATTGCTCCAAAAGGCGCAACTATCAAGGTAGGTGGCGTTGATCCTTCTATCAAAATTTTTAAGGGAAAAGCCATTTGTTTTTCCACTCATGATGAAGCAGTGGCAGCTATTGACGATCACCGGGTTACACGAGGACATGTAGTGGTGATTCGTTATGAAGGACCAAAAGGTGGCCCTGGTATGCCAGAAATGCTGGCGCCTACCTCATCTATTGTTGGGCGTGGCTTAGGAAAAGAGGTCGCTCTCATTACAGATGGTCGTTTTTCAGGAGCAACAAGAGGAATTGCGGTTGGACATATCTCGCCAGAAGCAGCAGCAGGTGGACCAATTAGCTTAATTGAAGATGGCGATGAAATTATCATTGATTTAGTTCAACGTAAAATTGATATGGCGGTTTCAGATGAAGAGCTAGAACAACGAAAAAAACGAGTACCAAAGTTTAAGGCAAAAGTAACAACCGGCTATTTAGCAAGATATACGGCTTTAGTCACTTCTGCTCATACCGGTGGGGTATTAAAAATCCCAGATGACTTATTAGATTAA
- a CDS encoding DUF6382 domain-containing protein: MHLIKEVQQFNGKKLVYTKSSGDPFNKADFVAVEKKMVVNNRIQQLVPIQIQQIDQTITVSFDIEGKKKLVDSLSINRCLAVEEVYAILLGIVRKLETADEFMLSRNHYRIRMDELYYEQFITKIELIYLPLEDTFFEKSIEEELQQLTKALLEKMDPEIELENDVEDLIQYLNESYFSVEGFGKMLYRQSRNLPVFEEENRIQVAKKPLSNIKKTTNSTQEPIESPLKKFFNQIGMVHKHNDTSKKEVVTMSDDQKIAKEKLKKDSIVLVVLGFLTSFVIYQLVPDPFVTAAVAFLIGTLVLNYVHKKRTAFYQEFPELVNKNQKITDPLTVENELAVRKIKRNKIAVVAIALLAIVAIQQLIQDVALRGCLILLVLATAFFYIRKLTRQSAFPEVEAHKTGKSFMKNKHVSTSEPKKKLADLLNPELPDSNEQTNETISTQVENKIDEKEHIVEAKTEKVTLSLDEHEQLREKLREELKAEITAKIQNEIEQERLEKQRNTEEKVGTPKKIQTDSKIETTISTILKNKWSNENTEPLLKLTRSENGDNLKEIAIHKKHVLVGRNEKRVDCIETSKGTSRIHFELFYIDGTAMIRDLNSKQGTFLNGFRLQPYEMYEIKELDQIELKSISYILKEIQVYS; encoded by the coding sequence ATGCACCTCATCAAAGAAGTACAACAATTCAATGGAAAAAAACTAGTCTATACGAAGTCATCAGGAGACCCCTTTAACAAAGCTGATTTTGTGGCAGTTGAAAAAAAGATGGTTGTCAACAATCGAATTCAGCAACTTGTTCCAATTCAAATTCAACAGATTGATCAAACCATAACCGTATCGTTTGATATTGAAGGGAAAAAAAAATTGGTTGATTCTTTGTCAATCAACCGCTGTTTGGCAGTAGAAGAAGTATACGCTATTTTATTAGGGATTGTTAGAAAACTTGAAACGGCTGATGAATTTATGTTGAGCCGTAACCATTACCGCATAAGAATGGATGAACTTTATTACGAACAGTTTATAACTAAAATAGAACTAATCTATTTACCGCTGGAAGATACATTTTTTGAAAAAAGTATCGAAGAAGAACTTCAACAATTAACAAAAGCGTTGTTAGAAAAAATGGATCCAGAAATAGAATTAGAAAATGATGTAGAAGACTTAATTCAATATTTAAATGAAAGTTATTTTTCAGTAGAGGGTTTTGGAAAAATGCTTTATCGTCAAAGCCGCAATTTACCAGTGTTTGAAGAAGAAAATAGGATACAAGTGGCTAAAAAACCACTATCTAATATAAAAAAAACAACGAATAGCACACAAGAACCTATTGAAAGTCCATTAAAAAAATTCTTTAATCAAATAGGAATGGTTCATAAACATAATGACACTTCAAAAAAAGAAGTGGTTACGATGTCAGACGACCAAAAAATAGCTAAAGAAAAGTTGAAAAAGGATAGTATTGTGCTAGTTGTCTTAGGATTTCTGACAAGTTTTGTAATTTACCAACTTGTCCCCGATCCATTTGTGACCGCTGCGGTAGCCTTCTTAATTGGAACGTTAGTATTAAATTATGTCCATAAAAAAAGAACAGCCTTCTATCAAGAATTCCCTGAATTGGTTAACAAAAATCAAAAAATAACAGATCCACTTACAGTTGAGAATGAATTGGCAGTTAGAAAAATAAAGCGTAATAAAATTGCTGTTGTTGCCATTGCGTTATTGGCAATAGTAGCAATCCAGCAACTCATTCAAGATGTGGCCCTACGAGGCTGTTTAATTTTACTCGTATTAGCAACAGCATTTTTCTATATCAGAAAATTAACAAGACAAAGTGCCTTTCCTGAAGTAGAAGCACACAAAACTGGGAAATCATTTATGAAAAATAAACATGTATCTACAAGCGAACCAAAGAAAAAATTAGCAGATTTATTAAATCCTGAATTGCCTGATTCCAATGAGCAAACCAACGAAACGATTTCTACTCAAGTAGAAAATAAAATAGATGAAAAAGAGCATATAGTTGAAGCTAAAACCGAAAAAGTTACGTTATCTCTTGATGAACACGAGCAACTAAGAGAAAAATTACGTGAAGAGCTTAAAGCTGAAATTACGGCAAAAATACAAAATGAAATAGAACAAGAACGGCTTGAAAAACAGAGGAATACTGAAGAGAAAGTAGGAACTCCTAAAAAAATTCAAACAGATTCTAAAATAGAAACGACAATTTCAACTATTTTAAAAAATAAATGGTCCAATGAAAATACTGAGCCGTTATTAAAATTAACAAGGTCCGAAAACGGGGATAACCTTAAAGAAATTGCTATTCACAAAAAACACGTTTTGGTTGGACGAAATGAAAAAAGAGTGGATTGTATTGAAACGAGTAAAGGTACTTCTAGAATCCATTTTGAGTTATTTTATATCGATGGTACAGCAATGATTCGTGATCTAAACTCAAAACAAGGCACTTTTTTAAACGGATTCAGATTACAGCCTTACGAAATGTATGAAATCAAAGAGTTAGATCAAATTGAACTCAAATCGATAAGCTACATCTTAAAAGAAATTCAAGTCTATTCATAA
- a CDS encoding A24 family peptidase — protein MILSSTVLLLVVVLVAFYYDIRFNIIPNKLIIIGLPLGLINSVLVAGIEGLITSVLGCLVSGGIMMILYIFKALAAGDVKLFAVIGAIMGLEFVLYCMMYTILIGGLLAIIILVITRTFLSRMLVAIQYIWTSFIFKSTEPLKTFKVTKATTMPFMVAVLPGALITLYYMYLA, from the coding sequence ATGATACTTTCATCAACAGTACTGTTATTAGTAGTGGTTCTAGTGGCATTTTATTATGATATTCGTTTCAATATCATTCCCAACAAGCTGATTATTATAGGACTACCACTGGGATTGATTAACAGTGTCTTAGTAGCAGGAATCGAGGGACTGATAACAAGTGTACTTGGATGTTTAGTTAGTGGTGGAATTATGATGATTCTGTACATATTTAAAGCTTTAGCAGCAGGAGATGTCAAGTTATTTGCGGTTATTGGGGCCATTATGGGATTAGAATTTGTTTTATATTGCATGATGTATACGATTCTTATTGGAGGTCTGTTAGCAATTATTATTTTAGTCATAACACGTACATTTTTATCAAGAATGCTAGTAGCGATACAATATATTTGGACATCTTTTATTTTTAAGAGTACTGAACCATTAAAAACGTTCAAAGTAACAAAAGCGACAACAATGCCATTTATGGTAGCCGTTTTACCCGGAGCACTTATCACACTTTATTATATGTATCTTGCTTAG
- a CDS encoding TadE/TadG family type IV pilus assembly protein: MKRWWKKEEGSLILETAIILPFFLMFVFLLWTLIRISVIQMALDKSTSELVQSVNSSAYGISIVVDKGNDLKEQVKNKAKGGLDQWLQKSPDEAAKMLNITSINNIVVDSLSAQYDEIVNIDQIGASYYSTVVGVNGGLSKAKLKSAFKSNVLTKTNGEISGYYGDGNVKIEKVDPVQATGHNQLYKVHVSYKVPLNLPFIEKEIKLQSSAGGYLWTTNK; the protein is encoded by the coding sequence ATGAAAAGATGGTGGAAAAAAGAAGAGGGGAGTTTAATCTTAGAAACAGCAATCATTTTACCCTTCTTTTTGATGTTTGTCTTTTTATTATGGACGTTGATTCGAATTTCTGTGATTCAAATGGCGTTGGATAAATCTACATCAGAACTGGTGCAATCTGTTAATTCTTCAGCTTACGGAATTAGTATTGTGGTAGATAAAGGAAATGATTTAAAGGAACAAGTAAAGAACAAAGCAAAGGGCGGTTTAGATCAGTGGTTACAAAAATCCCCCGACGAAGCCGCGAAAATGTTGAATATTACTAGCATAAATAACATCGTAGTGGATTCTTTAAGCGCCCAATACGATGAAATCGTCAATATTGACCAGATTGGAGCAAGTTACTATTCTACAGTAGTAGGAGTAAATGGCGGTCTTTCAAAAGCTAAATTAAAATCAGCATTTAAGTCTAATGTGTTAACGAAAACCAATGGGGAAATTAGTGGATATTATGGAGATGGAAACGTTAAAATTGAAAAAGTTGATCCTGTTCAAGCGACAGGCCACAATCAGCTCTATAAAGTTCATGTGTCTTATAAAGTGCCATTAAATCTCCCATTTATAGAAAAGGAAATAAAACTTCAAAGTAGTGCAGGCGGCTATCTATGGACAACAAATAAATAA
- a CDS encoding DUF5105 domain-containing protein: MKFQKLKGLAAVMVMGIIFSGCGNKETPQTAQKATSQEEVSSSSEVEKKSKVAIKANLKEGYYVKINDSLNTVKKNSRDFFVLAVELQNTSSQTESFQNTDFSLISKKTGDVYETDTPGTGFDQENLIRYETLKKNEKLEGILYFDIPEDEMYELAFRQEGSDEWTSLKVKVDPSQYVETKEALSDPLKATAAYLNVMAFNEEDPTYETFVQNDLETSKNFHQNLFKKNALDSLLSRYKPTPEVITSIYNRFQAVQKERATISSTLISNDREKAVVSMDVEEMSYRNIKELFHQYTTEQYQATSWSGITNGKGEEDTLPKLEEIMGKSVLVKREEPIEIELTKREGKWEFDLNDDVFNNIFYGGFTK; this comes from the coding sequence ATGAAATTTCAAAAATTAAAAGGTTTAGCAGCAGTTATGGTAATGGGAATCATTTTTTCAGGTTGTGGAAATAAAGAAACACCACAAACTGCGCAAAAAGCAACAAGTCAAGAAGAAGTATCAAGTAGTAGTGAAGTAGAAAAAAAGTCTAAAGTAGCAATCAAAGCCAATCTTAAAGAAGGTTATTATGTAAAGATTAATGATTCGTTAAATACAGTTAAAAAAAATAGCAGAGACTTTTTTGTTTTAGCAGTAGAATTGCAAAATACAAGTTCTCAAACAGAATCTTTTCAGAATACTGATTTTAGTCTTATCAGTAAAAAAACAGGAGACGTTTATGAAACAGATACACCTGGAACAGGATTCGACCAAGAAAACCTAATTCGTTATGAAACTTTAAAGAAGAATGAGAAATTAGAAGGGATTCTCTATTTTGATATTCCTGAAGATGAAATGTATGAATTAGCTTTTCGTCAAGAAGGATCTGATGAGTGGACATCCTTGAAGGTTAAAGTAGATCCTAGTCAGTATGTAGAAACAAAAGAAGCATTGTCAGATCCCTTGAAAGCAACCGCTGCATATTTAAATGTAATGGCATTTAATGAAGAAGACCCCACCTATGAAACTTTTGTACAAAATGATTTAGAAACAAGTAAAAATTTTCATCAAAATCTTTTTAAAAAAAATGCCTTAGATTCTCTTTTATCTAGATACAAGCCAACTCCAGAAGTTATAACGTCAATTTACAATCGTTTTCAAGCTGTGCAAAAAGAACGAGCAACAATTTCTTCAACATTAATTTCAAATGATAGAGAAAAAGCAGTGGTTTCAATGGATGTTGAAGAGATGTCTTATCGAAATATTAAAGAACTGTTTCATCAATATACAACAGAACAATATCAAGCAACCAGTTGGTCAGGGATAACAAATGGTAAGGGCGAAGAAGATACATTACCAAAATTAGAAGAAATCATGGGTAAATCAGTTCTAGTAAAACGTGAAGAACCAATTGAAATTGAGTTAACGAAGCGTGAGGGGAAATGGGAATTTGATTTAAACGATGATGTATTTAACAATATTTTTTATGGTGGGTTTACTAAATAA